A stretch of Gemmatimonas aurantiaca T-27 DNA encodes these proteins:
- a CDS encoding FIST signal transduction protein, which produces MPQLQTVAASHSSTAAALDALDRQIPSEASARLVIAFYGCDHDDEQLRHFLRGRFPDAALLGGSSSGGFITDQGLWDANSIGLLLVDDADGSYGVAAGALGDDPAATAERLLKEALASCDCEGQLPELIWIYQAPGNEEAVIAGLRRLVGDGCPIIGGSAADNDVSGRWRQLGTDSTHSDGLVVAVLFPASQVGYAFQGGYEPAGPNGIVTGIGYTPAGDSGVVTASEGRTILSIDGEPAAAVYSRWLDQRLDVHLPSGGTILQDTTMQPIATDAGRIDGVTTYLLVHPEAIGQDGSLSTFRNIEVGDRVYAMRGDRQRLIERAGRVAEQARRGLPSTASLAGGLIVYCGGCRMAVGEDIRHVSANVSQAFGDAPFIGCFTFGEQGLLNDRNVHGNLMISAVSFAA; this is translated from the coding sequence GTGCCACAGCTTCAGACCGTCGCGGCCAGCCACTCGTCCACCGCTGCGGCACTCGACGCACTCGATCGTCAGATTCCGAGCGAAGCGTCCGCACGGCTCGTGATCGCCTTTTATGGCTGCGATCACGATGACGAACAACTGCGCCACTTTCTCCGCGGGCGCTTTCCCGACGCGGCTCTGCTGGGCGGCAGCTCCTCCGGTGGATTCATCACCGATCAGGGCCTTTGGGATGCCAACAGCATTGGCCTGCTGCTCGTCGACGACGCAGACGGCAGCTACGGCGTAGCGGCCGGTGCCTTGGGCGACGATCCGGCGGCGACCGCTGAACGCCTGCTGAAGGAGGCGCTGGCCTCGTGCGATTGTGAAGGACAACTGCCTGAATTGATCTGGATCTACCAGGCCCCTGGCAATGAAGAAGCCGTGATCGCCGGCCTGCGGCGGCTCGTCGGCGACGGCTGCCCCATCATCGGCGGTTCGGCGGCGGACAATGACGTCTCGGGTCGTTGGCGCCAGCTTGGCACCGACTCCACACATTCCGATGGCCTGGTCGTGGCCGTGTTGTTCCCGGCAAGCCAGGTCGGATATGCGTTCCAGGGCGGCTATGAGCCCGCCGGCCCCAATGGCATCGTCACTGGCATCGGGTACACCCCGGCTGGTGACAGTGGTGTGGTCACCGCCAGCGAAGGTCGCACCATCCTGTCGATCGATGGTGAACCCGCCGCTGCAGTGTACAGCCGTTGGCTCGACCAGCGGCTCGACGTGCACCTGCCGTCGGGGGGGACGATCCTGCAGGACACCACCATGCAGCCGATTGCCACCGACGCGGGCCGCATCGATGGCGTGACGACCTACCTGCTCGTACACCCCGAGGCCATCGGCCAGGACGGTTCCCTCAGCACGTTCCGCAACATCGAAGTGGGAGACCGCGTGTATGCCATGCGCGGCGATCGCCAGCGTCTCATCGAACGCGCGGGTCGTGTCGCAGAGCAGGCCCGCCGTGGCCTGCCTTCGACGGCCTCTCTGGCCGGTGGACTGATCGTGTACTGCGGTGGTTGTCGCATGGCGGTCGGTGAAGACATTCGCCACGTGAGCGCAAACGTGAGCCAGGCGTTCGGCGATGCGCCGTTCATCGGCTGCTTCACCTTTGGTGAACAGGGACTGTTGAACGATCGCAACGTGCACGGAAATCTGATGATCTCCGCCGTCAGCTTCGCCGCCTGA